TCGTTCTTTCTGGTCCGATGACCCTTATGGATGTTCTTATTCAAAGTGCAACCCTCCCTTCCAAAAGTGAGGTTCGTCGGATGCTTCAGCAGAATGCTGTTTCTATCGATGGAGAAAGGGTGACCCAGGAGGGCTTCCTTCTTCAGCCGAACCAGGAACGTGTGATAAAAGTAGGAAAAAGAAAATTTCTCAAAGTCAAATGAGGTGCCCTTATTGTCTTTCTGATCATCTTCGTGTGTGGCATCGAAGCAAGAATACCCTGTATCAGTGCCTGAAGTGTAAATCCAATATCAAGGTATTTTGCAGCGCGGTGGATGTGTATGATGAAACGTATTTCCAGGATCATTATGAACAGGTGTATGGAAAGTCCTACGAGGAAGATGAACCCATGATACGAACCTATGCCCGTCGCCGCCTTTCCATTATTCAATCCATCTTGTCAAAGGGCTTTCTTGTGGATGTTGGTGCGGCGTATGGTTTTTTCCTGGATGAGGCACATATGGCAGGGTATGATGTGGCTGGTGTAGAGATTCATGAGGGTTCCATTCGCTATGTCAGGGATAGGTTTGGGTATCCCTTGTATCGTTCGCTTGATCTTGTGGAGGGAACGATAGATGTGGTGACGGCCTGGTTTACCCTTGAGCATATCCAGGATATTGAGAATTTTATGGACATCTTCGGGAAAAAGCTGCGCGCAGGGGGGTGTCTGGCGCTTGGACTTCCCAATGGCTATGGTGCCTTTGCTCGTTTCAACCCAAAAAAATATCTTAGCTGTCGTCCTGAAGAACACTGCACTGAACCCTCATTGAAAGGGATAGAGATTTTTCTCAAACGTTTTGGTTTTCGGATAGTACGGGAGGAGATTTTCGGGCTTCATCCTGAGAGAATGGGATTGCCTCCAACCCATTTCTGGCAACAACTTCAGAAACGTTTGCGGCTTGGCGATACCTTTGAGGTCTATGCAGTTAGAGAATAGACATCTTTCTATCGGTGGAGTTACCTTTTCTTTGTGGGCTGGAGCGGCTCCACTTGCTGGGTTTTCTCATCGGGCTTATCGCGACTGGCTGCGGCGATGGGGGGCTGGATTTGTAGTTTCCGAAATGGTAAGTGTTGAGGGACTGTACCGGGAGGACAAAAAATCCTGGGAACTTTTGGATGTTATTGGTGAAGAAAATCCATGGATCCAGCTTTTTGGAAAAAGTGAGCCTGCGAAATGGTACGCGGTAACACAGAAGGTGACTAGCCGTCTTGGTATTCGATTGGTGGATGTAAATTTTGGTTGTCCCGTAAAAAAGGTCGTGAAAAATCAAGCCGGTTCAGCACTTCTTGCCTTTCCTAAGGCTATGGGGGATATCATCGGGGCTATCAAAGACGCGGGAGCCATAGCAACCGCAAAGGTCAGACTGGGTATCGATAGTCCTCTGTGGGAAGCATTTCTCCCCGAGCTTGTCAAAGCCGGCGTTGATGCCCTTACGGTTCATGGAAGGTATGCCTCCCAATTCTATAGCGGTCAGGCACACTGGGACCAGATCCGAGCCATTCGGCAGGTGTATTCCGGGATTTTGATAGGCAATGGTGATATTACAAGTCCCGAGTTGGCTGTTCAGCGCAGGATGGAGAGTGGGGTTGATGGGGTAATGATAGGAAGACATGCTATTGGAGCACCATATATCTTCAGACAAATCCGGGAATATCTGGATACCGGAAGCTATAGCCAGCCCTCTTGCGAGGAGTTACGAGAACTTTTGCTCGAGTATGCCAGTTTATATCTTTCGGTAAATCATACAGATTCTCTTGTTCCTGTGAGAGCCACCCTTTTGGCTATGATTCGAGGGTATAGTCAGGCACGCAAACTCAGACAACAACTCTCTCATGTCAAAACCTATCAAGAACTCAAAGAAGTAATAACCCAGTTTTCTCCCCTTCTTTAAAAGGGTTCTTTGAAAAGAGAGAGTTGCTGGGGAGAGTTTTCTTCCCTTGCAAGAAAGTCTTCCAAAGATGCTGAGTGAAGATCAAGAGGTGAACAGGAAATTCCCTGGCAGGTGATAAAAAACTGAGCCCGTTTCATGACGACTCCCATTTTTTTAAGAGACTCAAAAGAAAGGGCACCGTATCGTCTTGCTGAGATGATTCGCTTAGCTGATTTTACCCCTATCCCTGGAACTCTGAGAAGCGTTTCATAGTCGGCAGTACTTACCTCTACAGGGAACATGTCCCTGTGGGTGAGAGCCCACCATGTTTTTGGGTCAAACCGTTCATCAAGCGAGTCGTGTTTTCTGTCAAAAAGCTCATCAACATCGAAATGGTAAAACCTTAATAGCCAGTCTGCCTGATAGAGCCGATGTTCCCGTTTGAGAGGTGGCATAGTGCTGAGGGAGGGAAGCCTGGGATCGGGATTCACAGGGGTATAGGCAGAGTAGTAAACCCGCTTTAAACCGATTTTTTGGTAGAGATAGTGGGAAAGGCGGAGAATCTGTTTATCGGTGTCAGGTGTAGCCCCCACAATTACCTGAGTTGATTGACCGGCGGGAACGTAGAGGGGAGCTTTTTTGCCTTTTTTTCTTTCAGCAAGGAGTGTCTCACGCTGATCGGTGATATATCCCATGATAGAAAAGACTTGTTTTCCATTTTTTTCTGGAGCGAGTTTTTTGAGTGCCCCCTCCGAGGGAAGCTCAATATTGGCACTTAAACGGTCGACATATTTTCCTGCTTCATCAAGCAGATGAAGGCTTGCACCCGGGATGGCTTTCATGTGGATGTAGCCGTAAAAGCCCTGTTCTTTTCGTAGTTTTTTCACCACATCGATCATCATCTGCATGGTGACGTCAGGGCTCTGGAAAACCCCGGAACTTAAAAAAAGTCCCTCAATATAATTTCTTCGGTAGAACTCCATAGTAAGAAAAACGAGCTCATCGACGGTAAAGATAGCCCGGGGGATGGTATTGGAGCGCCGGTTGACACAGTAGGCACAGTCGTAGATGCAGATATTGGTCAAAAGTACCTTTAAAAGGGATATGCATCGCCCGTCGTCTGACCAGCTATGACAGATGCCCGCCTTGAGTGTCGAGCCTATACCCTTTTCCACATAGCGTTCACTTCCCGAACTGGCACACGAAGCGTCGTATCGAGCTGCACCAGCAAGAAGAGAAAGTTTTTCTTGGATGGTCATGGCCTTCCTGCCTTTTCTCATCCATGAGATAATGTGTCCTTGTTATTATCATAACACACCCTGAAGGAAAAGGCAAGTTTTACAAACCCAAAGGTTTCTCGGGACAAAACGAAAAAAGGGGTATGATCACATACCCCTATGCCACGCTTTTGAAGCGTTTTAGGGAATAACGTAAACCTTCTGTTCTCCTTTTTGTACCTCAATATCCGAGATGTAATAACTGTTTGGATCGTTGACGACACAAAACTCGATGTTATGAACACCCGGGGAAACTTCCTTTGTACAACTTTCACCATTTGGTAATCCATCATAGTATTCCTGATATGCCTCATCCCAGATCTGAGTGGTATTGAAAGAAACATCTCCCCAGTAAACAAGCTCGAGATCGAGTCCCGTCTGATTCTCAATAGTAAGGGTTGTTTTTGGCTCAGGAGAAGTCGTTGTACACCCTAACACCACCAAACCTGCCAGAACCATGAAAAGAAGAAAAGTTTTTTGTTTCATCTTTATACCTCCTTTTATTAAAAGGGATTTTTACCATGATATGAATATGAAAGTATTTTTACTTTTATAGTATAGAGTTTTCTTCTTTTGTCAAGTGTTTGTTTCTTTTTCACGGTTCCAGTCTATGTACTGGGAAGAGATAAGGCATTTCTTTTTTGCTGTATGAACGAGGGGAAGTTTTATAAAAAGTTGTTTAGAGAGGGATGTGTATTTTGAAAAATGCTAAAGCGTTGGAAAACATTCAAGTTTTCCCTTCATTTTCACCGAAAATAATAAAAAACAAGGAGATTTCTATGAATTTCTCTAAGATACTTATGATAATGGCTTTGATATTTCTCGGGGGATGTGCAACAACGCCTACGACAATTCCCTGGTTGGGGGTACAGTGGAAACGAAGCTATGAAGTAACCACTTCTGGTGCTCGGACGTACTACTATGGGGGAGACTATTACACTATCACCATCACCAAAGATCTTTTCACCATTGATTACTATACGAACGAAAAGCTCGTGCTTAAGCAAGAATTTCCTGTGGTGAGTGTCGACGAGACCAAAACAATTGTGGCGTATGATAAGAGTACTGTCTCAGATATCAAAATCGCTGTGGCTAAATGTGCAGTTACGACAAATAAAATGGAGATCACCAATTATACTACCTACATTACAAATAAGTCCACCTCAGCGACTAGTACGACAA
This sequence is a window from Thermospira aquatica. Protein-coding genes within it:
- a CDS encoding class I SAM-dependent methyltransferase, translated to MRCPYCLSDHLRVWHRSKNTLYQCLKCKSNIKVFCSAVDVYDETYFQDHYEQVYGKSYEEDEPMIRTYARRRLSIIQSILSKGFLVDVGAAYGFFLDEAHMAGYDVAGVEIHEGSIRYVRDRFGYPLYRSLDLVEGTIDVVTAWFTLEHIQDIENFMDIFGKKLRAGGCLALGLPNGYGAFARFNPKKYLSCRPEEHCTEPSLKGIEIFLKRFGFRIVREEIFGLHPERMGLPPTHFWQQLQKRLRLGDTFEVYAVRE
- a CDS encoding tRNA dihydrouridine synthase, giving the protein MQLENRHLSIGGVTFSLWAGAAPLAGFSHRAYRDWLRRWGAGFVVSEMVSVEGLYREDKKSWELLDVIGEENPWIQLFGKSEPAKWYAVTQKVTSRLGIRLVDVNFGCPVKKVVKNQAGSALLAFPKAMGDIIGAIKDAGAIATAKVRLGIDSPLWEAFLPELVKAGVDALTVHGRYASQFYSGQAHWDQIRAIRQVYSGILIGNGDITSPELAVQRRMESGVDGVMIGRHAIGAPYIFRQIREYLDTGSYSQPSCEELRELLLEYASLYLSVNHTDSLVPVRATLLAMIRGYSQARKLRQQLSHVKTYQELKEVITQFSPLL
- a CDS encoding putative DNA modification/repair radical SAM protein — translated: MTIQEKLSLLAGAARYDASCASSGSERYVEKGIGSTLKAGICHSWSDDGRCISLLKVLLTNICIYDCAYCVNRRSNTIPRAIFTVDELVFLTMEFYRRNYIEGLFLSSGVFQSPDVTMQMMIDVVKKLRKEQGFYGYIHMKAIPGASLHLLDEAGKYVDRLSANIELPSEGALKKLAPEKNGKQVFSIMGYITDQRETLLAERKKGKKAPLYVPAGQSTQVIVGATPDTDKQILRLSHYLYQKIGLKRVYYSAYTPVNPDPRLPSLSTMPPLKREHRLYQADWLLRFYHFDVDELFDRKHDSLDERFDPKTWWALTHRDMFPVEVSTADYETLLRVPGIGVKSAKRIISARRYGALSFESLKKMGVVMKRAQFFITCQGISCSPLDLHSASLEDFLAREENSPQQLSLFKEPF